The following coding sequences lie in one Chloroflexota bacterium genomic window:
- a CDS encoding isopentenyl phosphate kinase family protein: MGAGELVFVKLGGSLITDKTRPSTARVDVIARLAEELAQARAERPDLRLLLGHGSGSFGHVVGKRYGTRAGVRGAEGWRGFAETAAAAARLNRIVTDQMLAAGLPVWSIQPSATALCRDGRLIALGWEPIERALSVGLVPLIYGDVALDEVRGGTIASTEELFAFLAPILRPARIVLVGRVDGVFTADPLRNPDARRIPELTPQEVLSGHAGLGEAFGADVTGGMASKVCIMAGLVQAMPGLEVHLIGGETPGHVAGVLSDATYPAGTRLRSEE; the protein is encoded by the coding sequence ATGGGAGCGGGCGAGCTCGTCTTCGTGAAGCTGGGCGGCTCGCTGATCACGGATAAGACGCGCCCGTCCACGGCCCGGGTCGATGTCATCGCCCGCCTGGCTGAGGAGTTGGCCCAGGCGCGAGCGGAGCGGCCCGATTTGCGACTGCTGTTGGGGCATGGCAGCGGATCCTTTGGACATGTGGTGGGGAAGCGTTATGGCACGCGTGCGGGCGTGCGCGGTGCGGAGGGCTGGCGGGGGTTCGCGGAGACGGCGGCCGCCGCGGCGCGGCTGAACCGGATCGTGACGGATCAGATGCTGGCGGCCGGGCTGCCCGTATGGTCGATCCAGCCTTCGGCGACGGCGCTCTGCCGGGACGGCCGGCTGATCGCGTTGGGGTGGGAGCCCATCGAACGGGCGCTGTCCGTCGGGCTGGTGCCCCTGATCTATGGAGATGTCGCACTGGACGAGGTGCGTGGGGGGACCATCGCCTCCACGGAGGAGCTGTTCGCGTTCCTGGCGCCCATCCTGCGGCCGGCCCGGATCGTGCTGGTGGGGCGGGTGGACGGCGTCTTCACAGCCGACCCGCTGCGTAACCCCGATGCTCGACGCATCCCGGAGCTCACCCCGCAGGAGGTCCTGTCCGGCCACGCGGGGCTGGGCGAGGCGTTTGGCGCCGATGTGACCGGGGGGATGGCCAGCAAGGTGTGCATCATGGCCGGGTTGGTGCAGGCCATGCCGGGGTTGGAGGTGCATTTGATCGGCGGAGAGACGCCTGGGCACGTCGCCGGAGTCCTGAGCGATGCGACGTATCCGGCCGGCACCCGCCTGAGATCTGAGGAGTGA